The sequence CAGGTCCTCTGTACAAACTCCACAGTTTGGAGAGAAAAAGGCGGCGTGTCCTTTACCAAACCTGGTAAATGTGAATACTTAGCAGACAGGAATAAGGATTGATCCTGATCCTAATTCCACACCGAGTATCTTACAGTCCCCtaaacacgcacacactcacaaaacacaaaaaaaactaaacaaaaacgcAATTCAGTTTGCAAACATACAAAACGAAAGTCttcaataataaaatcaaatattttgccttgagaaattccatttaaaaagtccATAAGCTCAAAATACCCCCTTCCCCGAAAAAAACaacgaaaacaaaacaattaaaaatgtaactcgTAGACCAGGACTGCAATTCGGCCGGTCTGACAAccctcccagaaaaaaaaaaccctttgtgATTCCGCTCTTTACACAGTAATTTCAATCCCTCCAACAAGGAAGAAAAAGTAGTCCATTGGTTGTGTAAACCTATTAGTTCATTTAGTCGTCttctcaaattttattttttttgtgtagaaAACACACCTCTCTTTTCAAAAAGAACGTCTCTTAATGCTACAATCCCTCGACAAACTTCTCTAACGTGTCTCCCGTGGTGTCCCCAACCATACTCAAGTCGTTGGTCAGCCCTCCACGGTTTGGCGTGTTCAGCTGCGGAAGCATTGCATTCTGTTCGGGTGTGCACAGGTGAGCCTGGTCCATGGGGCCGGACATGGGTCCCGCCAGGCTGGGGTGGGACACGCCAGAGTGCAGGGCGGCGTGCTGAGGCGACGGCAGGGGCTGCATGCGCGGGGACGGGCTGGAATGTGGCGGCTGTTGGGACGGGGGACGGGGCGATTGCACAGGTGCAGGCGACCTCACTTGGTTGCCCAGCACGTTGGCCATGGCCTGTCCGGACAGGTGAGCTCCCTGCGGCTGTCCTGCAAGCATGTGGGGCTGGGGACTCATGGAAGCAGCCTGTGCCGGTGATCCCATTTGCTGCTTCAgcatctgctgctgctgctgttgttgctgctgctgctgcatcatGCGCTGTTGCAGCATGTTTTGCTGGGCGTCCATGCTCATCCCAGTCTGGCCCATCTGAGCCATGGGCGGCATCTGACCCATTGGCCCAGTGCCTCCTTGCATGGACATCTGCTGCTGCATGCGGATTTGCGAGTAACTGGCCGGGCCTTGAGGTTGCGGGAATCTTCCTTGTCCTGGAGGCATTGCTCCctgttgttgctgttgctgctgcatgCGCATTAGTTGCCTGCGGAACAGCTGCTGGTTTCCATTGTGCGCAGCGTTCATCATTTGTCCCTGGGATCCTAGGGCGCCCATGGCTTGGGTGGCGGCTGGCTGAGGCTGCTGAGGTGGCATGACGGGTCTCTGAACGGGGCCTGTTTGCATCGCAGCCATGTTCTGCATCCCTGGCTGACCTGCGAGCATGGCCTGCGGGTTCTGCTGCTGCGGTTGGCTGGCTTGGTATTTCGCCGTCCGCTGTTTGATAAACGCGGCCATGAGATGCGGGTTCGACTTGAGGATATTGAGGACCTGCTGTTGCTGCTGAGGGGaacttggtgattttaatgtgCGCAGCAGATCCTGCAGTGCTCCTGGAGCAATGCTGCTGGTCAACCCTCTTTGCTGCATGCCTTGTTGCTGCGGGGCTTGTGGTTGCGCTTGTTGGGGCGGCATGACGGACTGCATCTGTCGtggctgctgctgttgctgcatCATGGCGCGCTGCATCATTTGCGCCTGTTGCGGTGTCTGCGCTACCTGAGACTGCTGCGGGGCCATGGCCATCTGCTGCGGTGGCACTTGCTGTGGCGGAGGCGCCTGCGGATTCTGCATGGACCCTTGCATCCCAGCTGGCCACTGGCCAGGCTGCATGTTCTGAACCATCTGAGGACCACGAGGTGCCATCATTTGCATGGGTGTCATCATACGAGGTTGGTTCATCGGCATGCCATTCACGTTCATATTCATCCTGTAgtcttgctgctgctgctgttgttgttgctgctgctgaacTTTGGTCATCATCTCTATTTGTTTCGCAACCTTCAAAGCCTGCTGTTGCTGCGGAGAGGGCTGGGGCTGTTGTTGAGGCGGCATGGGCAGGGGTGACTGCTGCTGGGGCAGAGGTGAGGACTGCGGGCCTGGCTTACCCTGCGGTCCTGGTGTAGGTGGTTGGTTGGGGAAGGTCTGCACCATTCCAGCCACATTCGGATGGGTCTGCTGGGGCTGGTTGGCTAATGGCTGCGAGGTCTGAGGCGTGTTAGGCTGCTGTAGCTGCTGAGAGTTGGGCGTCCCTGGACCTCCTGAGGTAGTTGGGGAGGGCAGACTGGAAGGCATTCCTCTGCCCTGCATGAGTGCCATTCGCCGGCGCATCATCTGTGCCTGCTGCAGCCGCTGCTGAATCTGCTGCTGCCGCAACTTGTGCTTGATATTGAGACAGAAGGGCACGGGGCACTTGTTCTCCTGGCAGTGCTTGGCATGGTAGCAGCACAACGCGATGAGTTGCTTGCAAACGGGGCAGCCTCCGTTGGTCTTGCGCTTGCAGCCCTTGGTATGCTGCACTACACGCTTCATCTTCTGACAAGATGGCAGAGAACAGTTGGCATTGCGGCACTGGCAGGCATGCACCAGCGACTGGATGCAGCGTTGGATGCTGAGGCGTCGACTCTCCTGTGGGCTCTTGTTGGCTTCACCGCCCTGGTTGTTGCTGTCGTCGTCCAGGCCCAAACCCCACTTCACCATTTGGTGCTCATGGCCCTTGGAGTTGTAGCAGTTAATGCATAGATCAAAGTCCTGAAAGAAATCAGAAAAATAATTGATATAATCTTCTGGACATTCCTAGCACAGAATGTTAATTCACTGTTGTATGACTGGAGATTGGTGTTACATTCTCTGTTGGAGAAACAGTTGTCAAGCAAGGTTCGCTCCTTGAGAGGTTTGAACCTGCAACATTGTAGTTTAAACCTTATTTATATCTTAATAAATTTGTGATAAAATAGTAGTGTCGGTTTTTACAAAACATCTGTTGGATTGCAAACAATGGCAACAGACTTAACAGCTCTGTCAAAGCCACAAAGAGAAGACTGACCTCGCAAACGGTGCAATGCCAGCGTGTCTCTACGTGGTGCTTGCATACGTTGCAAGTGTACACAAATCGGTCATGGCCCTGATTGTGTAGCTCCACCAGCATGCACATAGAGCTCCATTTGCAGCGGCGTAGGGAACTGAACTCCCAGTGCTTGTCCCTGGCCAGTGTCAGGAAGGCATCACGGCCGTCCATCAGATCGCAGGTCAGCAGCGGGTCAGGATCCATGATCGGAGGCAGGGTGTTGATCATTGGACCAGCATGCAGGTGGATCACGAAGAAGACCTGGATTTTAGGAAGCAAAAGGGGTTCTGGTAAGTACTTGGCACACCAAGCGAAATAAATGGTATTCAAGTAAGCAAAATTGTCAGGTCCAACCTCTTTGTGCTTCTCCATTGTTGCATACAGCTTCTGGGATAGGTCATTAGCTACATTCGGCATCCCAGGCTTCTTTTTGTTTGCGCGGCTCATGCTGCTCTTATTTTTATTGGTCTTTTTATTGTTCTTCTTTTTGGCATTCTTGCTGTCAACTTGGGTTCCCTGTGGaagaaaacactattttaaaaaatggctaCAGACTACACTAAACACTCATTCACACCGTTTGACTCTCTGACTAACCTCTGTTGTCTCAACGGTGGCTGTATTCTCCTCCTTCTTCCTTTCCTCCTCCTCTTGCTCCAGCTCCTTGATGCTTTCCTCTAGAACATTAGGCCAGAAATCACCCTCGAAATAGGGCAGCTCGTTGGCACTTGTAAGCCGGTCCTCTGTGGCCTGCTTAAATATGTCCTGCATAGCACAAGTGAGTCATATTTGTGTAAGTGTGACATTAACCTGTTGTGAAAGAAAACTAACAGACCGCGTatcaataaaaactaattcagtaTTGGCATACTTTATAGTCATGGAGTATTCTTTCTGCAAAGGCTTTGTCCAGCATTTTGCGGTACCACTCCTGCAGTCTTTTAGGCTTGGGAATCTTCTGATCAGAGGGGTGACAGTGGAAGATGTAGTCGTCTCCTTCACTAGGTGGGCAGGCCCAAATATGGCCAGTCACATACCTGTAGGTGGGAAAATCAAACCCATTAGTGTATAACCCTACCAATTAGATCACAAAAGCATTTAATggtgaagtgaaaaataaaaacttttaaacaagTTTCCCGGTTTATTTTTTGTTGGACCAACAGCTTATGAATGGTTTATTTATTGTGTACTCGTCATTTTAAGCTGAGATTTGAGAAAGCAAGTATTTTAACACTAAAAACAATTACACACATAATCTTTAAGAAACGATTTTAAACTTCAAGGTGGTACATACCCAAGTTTCTTAACATACTCCAAATAACCGATGAGGATTTCATGGTACACTGCGGTTCTTAGCATCCGAGGCTTGAAGAAGTGAATACTGTCAAGATATGATATGTATACCCGTCTGGAAAGAGAAGTCAAATAAGACAACCAGTCAGTTAAGTCTGTTCAAGACAATATCCCTttttctagggatgcaccgataccactTTTCCAGTTCTCACCCGAAACGATACTTTTATTTCTGGTACTTGCCGATACAGAGTGctgatacagttttttttatagcattgtaattttttttttatattgggtacagaaaccaaaagGGTATGTATAATGTTAGCTGGTTGACTTTATTAAATAGATAGTTAAACCAAAAtcttcagacaccttcaacattttacattatcacagtttattctctatagtttaggatatggtaataaaatatgacaagaactcatagttaaactgtgtcagaacaaattcatcttgataaaaTTAGATAGCTGATAGAAAGGAATgcaatggattacaatcaacaaTCAACTAATCAATACATAGTCGGGCAACCCTTAGACTTAATGACAGTCCACGGTTTAAAGAATTTTGGGGTATAATTTCTCAGTTTATTTCGCAATCCTCACTTACATTAATTAACTGTAGTGTCCTgtacccactagtaaaaaaatatatatacataatactttTTCCACATTGATCAGTATTTGCATGATACCTGGTGTTAGGAAAGGGACACTCAGATCCGTATTCCTGAACGTGCATGCCGAAAAAACACACATCGACTCCATCAATCTCCTCAAATGCAAAAAGTGCTTTGGTTCTGTAGGGAAAGCTTTCTGACATCTCTCCTGAGTCAACAAACCTGCAGAGAAATGATGTGATGCAACATCAGCTCCTGTCAATTCAGGTACATGCCAGACtttgtcaacatgaaatcaaaactgaaccGGTTTActtctgaatacattaaattacCTGGATTTCATCCCAGGTTTGATCTCCACGGTCTTATCAGAGCTGGCCACCACCCGCACAAACACCTCTCCGGCCTCAGGGTGATTCTGCCTCTTCAAGTACTTGTTCACTCGGTCCTCTATGTATGAACCCAGTCTTGTGCTCTGCAACCCTGATCAGAAAAACACAGAGGGTTACTAACTTCCCTCTGCAATAGACAGAGACAATCAAGATGTGTCAAAAGCACTCACTTTTAGCAGAAAACTTGTTTTCCTTTCTCGTTTTCCCTGACTTCTTCAGGCAGTTGTCACAGATGAAACTGTTAAAGGAAGAAGAGACAAAGCAGTTGTAGGATCATGTCATGTCCTGCTAAATATCAGGAGAATAGCGGGACAAGATGCCTACCCTGATGGCCAGATGACGTCATAATGCAGTACACAGATTTGATGCATCTTCCGACCACAGTCTTTACATTCGACAAAGCTGTTAGACAAAAGGTGTTAAAAACCCAACTTCGACAAACATGttaactttcatatatatatatatatatgcattattataCATACTATAAAGACATCATTCTGTATATAATCTAAACCTCATtggagaaaaataattaaatgcattaaaatggtcTTACGGCTCAGGGTCCAACAtgtcatttttcttcttttcaaacTGCTCCTTTGATATCATACTGCAGAGAGATATATAAGATCAATTCTACACCGCACCTTCATACGTGCACAACTGAAAGATAAACTGTGTAATTTAACAGAAGTAAAACCTCAAAGCCTTCTGGGCGGCAGATACGTACGTCTGCGGCTGGGCTGGGTCGTCTCCCAGGGTGACACTGTCGCCCTGAATCTCGTTGAAGCACTTCTCACAGAAGTGATACCTGTCGGCAACAAGgccatatttgggtgaactgggGCCAGCACACAAGAGCACAGGCAAACCGGCACACGGAGAGCAGCACAAGAGCGCAGAACACAGGGTCGGGCAGAGATCGACACACAGCAAACAGGCCAAGGCAGAGCACAGGTTAGCATTCAAACTCACAAA comes from Carassius auratus strain Wakin chromosome 3, ASM336829v1, whole genome shotgun sequence and encodes:
- the LOC113048313 gene encoding CREB-binding protein-like isoform X5 codes for the protein MTLFALFLDFVSLFDLENDLPDELIPNGDLGLMSMPSNGDGGVGSRMGGTVPDAAAKHRQLSQLLQAGSGSGLAGNHSPQSGMGGQLGALGKSPMGQGSPGHQTQPPKQVGNPSGNNSPGMGLNAGFNPAMMNNNNQAHGLMGQNMAPQGQMMNGVMGPTGRGRAAPGMQYQGQTMQGAPGGGQGVNVSGSVLAETLTQGAPQMGTHNAINPQQAGNMNKMGLATANGPFGQQYSQGSVPQMSSAGLNAQIQNKAALPNNLQPTLKGASSVPNLLQQQVPSVGMVPGQGVSTGPTADPEKRKLIQQQLVLLLHAHKCQRRELANGDVRACALPHCRTMKNVLNHMTHCQAGKSCQVAHCASSRQIISHWKNCTRHDCPVCLPLKNASDKRNQQPMLSSPNTGMQAPLGPVGTSQPAAPAMSSGTHIDPSSMQRAYAALGLPYGNQPAPQTQVPGQQPTQTQQQQMRSMSALGTNQMNIGGNGMTDQTNLHTDSSLPSSLSNQMMSDGSNMGMTGNLPTAAPLSMPGMKKPWHEHVTQDLRNHLVHKLVQAIFPTPDPAALKDRRMENLVAYARKVEGDMYESANSRDEYYHFLAEKIYKIQKELEEKRKSRLSKPQMGPQGPQQPGLPQPNAMGPGQAIRPPNGPVPMSNVPNQLMARMQVPQGMGQFNPVTMQNVQMSQSPVGAPRAASPMTHPPQMGMGAVPQRGMSPSRMQQTPAMMGGHPNNMVGQPPNQNQFMNQTPFPTSAGGMNVNVNPAQQSGQTVPQQQPNANLTLNSVGPLGSQSALCSTPPPPSASTPAAAANLQPLQTQPSTPASAGGHVTPTHIPSGLPRPPSVLGSSPAPSQPLTPLQSQPEPSLQMQQPTSVQAQQPSTPLSQMSASVDNRVPTPASVKEAHSQHALPPDYPAAELKTEHQDDEQDYESGKKQPDLKMEDEDVKPPEVKEQPESVETKQEQMETEEKKPEIKTEPKEEELSSTNSTTPSSQSAQSRRKIFKPEELRQALMPTLEALYRQDPESLPFRQPVDPTLLGIPDYFDIVKNPIDLSTIKRKLDTGQYQEPWQYVDDIWLMFNNAWLYNRKTSRVYKYCSKLSEVFEQEIDPVMQSLGYCCGRKYEFSPQTLCCYGKQLCTISRDGTYYSYQNRYHFCEKCFNEIQGDSVTLGDDPAQPQTMISKEQFEKKKNDMLDPEPFVECKDCGRKMHQICVLHYDVIWPSGFICDNCLKKSGKTRKENKFSAKRLQSTRLGSYIEDRVNKYLKRQNHPEAGEVFVRVVASSDKTVEIKPGMKSRFVDSGEMSESFPYRTKALFAFEEIDGVDVCFFGMHVQEYGSECPFPNTRRVYISYLDSIHFFKPRMLRTAVYHEILIGYLEYVKKLGYVTGHIWACPPSEGDDYIFHCHPSDQKIPKPKRLQEWYRKMLDKAFAERILHDYKDIFKQATEDRLTSANELPYFEGDFWPNVLEESIKELEQEEEERKKEENTATVETTEGTQVDSKNAKKKNNKKTNKNKSSMSRANKKKPGMPNVANDLSQKLYATMEKHKEVFFVIHLHAGPMINTLPPIMDPDPLLTCDLMDGRDAFLTLARDKHWEFSSLRRCKWSSMCMLVELHNQGHDRFVYTCNVCKHHVETRWHCTVCEDFDLCINCYNSKGHEHQMVKWGLGLDDDSNNQGGEANKSPQESRRLSIQRCIQSLVHACQCRNANCSLPSCQKMKRVVQHTKGCKRKTNGGCPVCKQLIALCCYHAKHCQENKCPVPFCLNIKHKLRQQQIQQRLQQAQMMRRRMALMQGRGMPSSLPSPTTSGGPGTPNSQQLQQPNTPQTSQPLANQPQQTHPNVAGMVQTFPNQPPTPGPQGKPGPQSSPLPQQQSPLPMPPQQQPQPSPQQQQALKVAKQIEMMTKVQQQQQQQQQQQDYRMNMNVNGMPMNQPRMMTPMQMMAPRGPQMVQNMQPGQWPAGMQGSMQNPQAPPPQQVPPQQMAMAPQQSQVAQTPQQAQMMQRAMMQQQQQPRQMQSVMPPQQAQPQAPQQQGMQQRGLTSSIAPGALQDLLRTLKSPSSPQQQQQVLNILKSNPHLMAAFIKQRTAKYQASQPQQQNPQAMLAGQPGMQNMAAMQTGPVQRPVMPPQQPQPAATQAMGALGSQGQMMNAAHNGNQQLFRRQLMRMQQQQQQQGAMPPGQGRFPQPQGPASYSQIRMQQQMSMQGGTGPMGQMPPMAQMGQTGMSMDAQQNMLQQRMMQQQQQQQQQQQMLKQQMGSPAQAASMSPQPHMLAGQPQGAHLSGQAMANVLGNQVRSPAPVQSPRPPSQQPPHSSPSPRMQPLPSPQHAALHSGVSHPSLAGPMSGPMDQAHLCTPEQNAMLPQLNTPNRGGLTNDLSMVGDTTGDTLEKFVEGL
- the LOC113048313 gene encoding CREB-binding protein-like isoform X4; this translates as MTLFALFLDFVSLFDLENDLPDELIPNGDLGLMSMPSNGDGGVGSRMGGTVPDAAAKHRQLSQLLQAGSGSGLAGNHSPQSGMGGQLGALGKSPMGQGSPGHQTQPPKQVGNPSGNNSPGMGLNAGFNPAMMNNNNQAHGLMGQNMAPQGQMMNGVMGPTGRGRAAPGMQYQGQTMQGAPGGGQGVNVSGSVLAETLTQGAPQMGTHNAINPQQAGNMNKMGLATANGPFGQQYSQGSVPQMSSAGLNAQIQNKAALPNNLQPTLKGASSVPNLLQQQVPSVGMVPGQGVSTGPTADPEKRKLIQQQLVLLLHAHKCQRRELANGDVRACALPHCRTMKNVLNHMTHCQAGKSCQVAHCASSRQIISHWKNCTRHDCPVCLPLKNASDKRNQQPMLSSPNTGMQAPLGPVGTSQPAAPAMSSGTHIDPSSMQRAYAALGLPYGNQPAPQTQVPGQQPTQTQQQQMRSMSALGTNQMNIGGNGMTDQTNLHTDSSLPSSLSNQMMSDGSNMGMTGNLPTAAPLSMPGMKKPWHEHVTQDLRNHLVHKLVQAIFPTPDPAALKDRRMENLVAYARKVEGDMYESANSRDEYYHFLAEKIYKIQKELEEKRKSRLSKPQMGPQGPQQPGLPQPNAMGPGQAIRPPNGPVPMSNVPNQLMARMQVPQGMGQFNPVTMQNVQMSQSPVGAPRAASPMTHPPQMGMGAVPQRGMSPSRMQQTPAMMGGHPNNMVGQPPNQNQFMNQTPFPTSAGGMNVNVNPAQQSGQTVPQQQPNANLTLNSVGPLGSQSALCSTPPPPSASTPAAAANLQPLQTQPSTPASAGGHVTPTHIPSGLPRPPSVLGSSPAPSQPLTPLQSQPEPSLQMQQPTSVQAQQPSTPLSQMSASVDNRVPTPASVKEAHSQHALPPDYPAAELKTEHQDDEQDYESGKKQPDLKMEDEDVKPPEVKEQPESVETKQEQMETEEKKPEIKTEPKEEELSSTNSTTPSSQSAQSRRKIFKPEELRQALMPTLEALYRQDPESLPFRQPVDPTLLGIPDYFDIVKNPIDLSTIKRKLDTGQYQEPWQYVDDIWLMFNNAWLYNRKTSRVYKYCSKLSEVFEQEIDPVMQSLGYCCGRKYEFSPQTLCCYGKQLCTISRDGTYYSYQNSSPKYGLVADRYHFCEKCFNEIQGDSVTLGDDPAQPQTMISKEQFEKKKNDMLDPEPFVECKDCGRKMHQICVLHYDVIWPSGFICDNCLKKSGKTRKENKFSAKRLQSTRLGSYIEDRVNKYLKRQNHPEAGEVFVRVVASSDKTVEIKPGMKSRFVDSGEMSESFPYRTKALFAFEEIDGVDVCFFGMHVQEYGSECPFPNTRRVYISYLDSIHFFKPRMLRTAVYHEILIGYLEYVKKLGYVTGHIWACPPSEGDDYIFHCHPSDQKIPKPKRLQEWYRKMLDKAFAERILHDYKDIFKQATEDRLTSANELPYFEGDFWPNVLEESIKELEQEEEERKKEENTATVETTEGTQVDSKNAKKKNNKKTNKNKSSMSRANKKKPGMPNVANDLSQKLYATMEKHKEVFFVIHLHAGPMINTLPPIMDPDPLLTCDLMDGRDAFLTLARDKHWEFSSLRRCKWSSMCMLVELHNQGHDRFVYTCNVCKHHVETRWHCTVCEDFDLCINCYNSKGHEHQMVKWGLGLDDDSNNQGGEANKSPQESRRLSIQRCIQSLVHACQCRNANCSLPSCQKMKRVVQHTKGCKRKTNGGCPVCKQLIALCCYHAKHCQENKCPVPFCLNIKHKLRQQQIQQRLQQAQMMRRRMALMQGRGMPSSLPSPTTSGGPGTPNSQQLQQPNTPQTSQPLANQPQQTHPNVAGMVQTFPNQPPTPGPQGKPGPQSSPLPQQQSPLPMPPQQQPQPSPQQQQALKVAKQIEMMTKVQQQQQQQQQQQDYRMNMNVNGMPMNQPRMMTPMQMMAPRGPQMVQNMQPGQWPAGMQGSMQNPQAPPPQQVPPQQMAMAPQQSQVAQTPQQAQMMQRAMMQQQQQPRQMQSVMPPQQAQPQAPQQQGMQQRGLTSSIAPGALQDLLRTLKSPSSPQQQQQVLNILKSNPHLMAAFIKQRTAKYQASQPQQQNPQAMLAGQPGMQNMAAMQTGPVQRPVMPPQQPQPAATQAMGALGSQGQMMNAAHNGNQQLFRRQLMRMQQQQQQQGAMPPGQGRFPQPQGPASYSQIRMQQQMSMQGGTGPMGQMPPMAQMGQTGMSMDAQQNMLQQRMMQQQQQQQQQQQMLKQQMGSPAQAASMSPQPHMLAGQPQGAHLSGQAMANVLGNQVRSPAPVQSPRPPSQQPPHSSPSPRMQPLPSPQHAALHSGVSHPSLAGPMSGPMDQAHLCTPEQNAMLPQLNTPNRGGLTNDLSMVGDTTGDTLEKFVEGL